From a single Methanomassiliicoccales archaeon genomic region:
- a CDS encoding HgcAB-associated protein gives MKTKASSCGPDPACEEYRVESIVSVDERGQMVLPKDIREKAGIKAGDKLALVTLEKNGKVCCIHLMKANELAGKAKEVVTETIGI, from the coding sequence ATGAAGACAAAAGCAAGTTCCTGCGGACCTGACCCGGCGTGCGAGGAATATCGTGTGGAGTCCATAGTCAGCGTCGATGAAAGGGGACAGATGGTCCTTCCCAAGGATATCCGGGAGAAGGCCGGCATCAAAGCGGGCGACAAGCTGGCGCTGGTCACACTGGAAAAGAATGGCAAGGTATGCTGCATCCATCTCATGAAGGCGAACGAGCTTGCCGGAAAGGCCAAAGAAGTGGTCACCGAGACCATCGGGATCTGA
- the hgcA gene encoding mercury methylation corrinoid protein HgcA encodes MSEIMHADYAMDRKSKKDHLTARIGYHRYSHLVKPGLYSLGSPGPESPVFVTANYTLSFDALRTSIKGIDGYIMVLDTKGINVWCAAGKGTFGTAEVINRVRETELSNVVTHRRLILPQLGAPGVSAHEVQKETGFRVDFGPVRAVDLPRYLEHGPDAEMRKVKFPLKDRIVLIPVEIVQSLIIMAVAALVLFIMGGLVPALMAITVVLSGTVLFPILLPWLPTRDFSSKGIVLGTIMALPFIANTVLTRGSDPYWITALFIVADALLIAPGVGYLALNFTGSSTFASRTGVKREIFRYIPIMVGMFIIGGILFAVAALSSFAGW; translated from the coding sequence ATGTCAGAGATCATGCATGCTGATTACGCAATGGACAGGAAGAGCAAAAAGGACCATCTGACTGCCAGGATCGGCTATCATCGCTACTCGCATCTGGTCAAGCCAGGTCTCTACTCCTTAGGCAGCCCAGGCCCGGAATCTCCGGTCTTCGTAACCGCTAATTACACTCTCAGCTTCGATGCCCTTCGCACCTCGATCAAAGGCATAGACGGCTACATCATGGTGCTGGACACCAAAGGGATCAACGTCTGGTGCGCAGCTGGAAAAGGCACCTTCGGTACCGCAGAGGTCATCAACCGGGTGCGGGAGACGGAGCTCTCCAACGTCGTCACCCACCGGAGGCTGATCCTACCCCAGCTGGGAGCCCCCGGCGTCTCGGCGCACGAGGTGCAGAAGGAGACCGGATTCAGAGTGGACTTTGGGCCAGTGCGCGCCGTCGATCTCCCTCGTTATCTGGAGCATGGTCCGGACGCGGAGATGCGCAAGGTGAAGTTCCCTTTGAAGGACCGGATCGTATTGATACCGGTGGAGATCGTGCAGTCATTGATCATCATGGCCGTGGCGGCCTTGGTCCTGTTCATAATGGGAGGATTGGTGCCAGCCCTGATGGCGATCACGGTGGTCCTGTCAGGCACGGTGCTGTTCCCAATACTGTTGCCCTGGTTGCCGACCAGGGACTTCAGCTCAAAAGGGATAGTGCTCGGTACGATAATGGCCCTGCCGTTCATTGCCAATACGGTGCTGACAAGGGGCTCGGACCCTTATTGGATCACTGCCCTGTTCATAGTGGCCGATGCACTTCTGATCGCCCCCGGGGTCGGTTACCTGGCATTGAACTTCACCGGTTCCTCGACATTCGCCTCAAGGACCGGTGTCAAGCGGGAGATATTCCGGTACATACCGATAATGGTCGGAATGTTCATAATCGGAGGAATACTATTCGCCGTTGCAGCTCTGTCGTCGTTCGCGGGGTGGTAA
- the hgcB gene encoding mercury methylation ferredoxin HgcB, with protein sequence MLMPHRCSGCGRCVEVCPHGVFEIQSRKAKMVNADDCMECGACQVNCVSGAIKVESGVGCAHAMIHAALTGKEVSCGGPGGCC encoded by the coding sequence ATGCTCATGCCTCACCGTTGTTCCGGATGCGGAAGGTGCGTCGAGGTCTGCCCGCACGGCGTATTCGAGATCCAAAGCCGCAAGGCAAAGATGGTCAACGCAGATGACTGTATGGAATGCGGGGCCTGTCAGGTCAACTGTGTCAGCGGAGCCATCAAGGTTGAGAGCGGCGTTGGATGTGCTCATGCCATGATCCACGCAGCGCTTACCGGCAAAGAGGTCTCATGTGGCGGCCCTGGTGGTTGCTGTTGA
- a CDS encoding glutamate-5-semialdehyde dehydrogenase: MDEVRRAAERAKLASLRLQSMPAQVRNRALNEVAISLKRSEEAIVEANQADLRNAERINLATPLLKRLKYDHHKIEESIAQIESLIQQDDPIGRSISKTELDDGLILNKVTTPIGVVAVIFESRPDALVQISTLCIKSGNAVILKGGSEAKETNSALAKAIVEGIMHADEGFKDSVQLLSTREEVKELLDQDDLVDLIIPRGSNQLVRSIQDSTRIPVLGHAAGVCHTYVDKDADVDMAVNVAFDAKCQYPAVCNAMETLLVHEDIAKEFLPRMAKRYSEAHVEIRGDEKTRQLIEASPATEDDWNAEYNDLVLSVKTVSSLEEAVDHINRHGSHHTDAIITQDEGRANRFMDTVDSASVLWNCSTRFADGFRYGLGAEVGISTNKTHARGPVGLEGLVIYKYRLSGKGQVVADYADGTKQFTHRKIK; this comes from the coding sequence ATGGACGAAGTAAGAAGAGCGGCGGAGAGGGCCAAACTGGCATCGCTTCGGCTACAGAGCATGCCGGCGCAGGTGCGTAACCGGGCCCTGAACGAGGTGGCAATATCCCTCAAGCGCAGCGAGGAAGCGATAGTGGAAGCCAACCAGGCCGATCTGCGGAACGCAGAGAGGATCAATCTGGCCACGCCCCTTCTCAAGCGTCTCAAATATGATCATCATAAGATCGAGGAGTCGATCGCCCAGATAGAATCGTTGATCCAACAGGATGATCCGATCGGAAGATCCATCTCAAAGACGGAGCTGGACGACGGCCTGATCCTGAACAAAGTCACCACCCCCATCGGCGTGGTCGCCGTTATATTCGAATCAAGGCCGGACGCCCTGGTCCAGATATCCACCCTTTGCATCAAGTCAGGAAATGCGGTCATCCTGAAAGGCGGTTCCGAGGCCAAGGAGACCAACTCAGCGCTTGCCAAGGCCATCGTGGAGGGCATAATGCATGCTGATGAGGGTTTCAAGGACTCGGTACAGCTGCTGTCAACCCGGGAAGAGGTCAAGGAACTCCTCGACCAGGACGACCTGGTGGACCTGATAATACCGCGCGGATCCAACCAGTTGGTCCGTTCCATCCAGGATTCCACGAGGATACCGGTCCTCGGTCATGCCGCCGGTGTTTGCCATACCTACGTGGACAAGGACGCCGATGTGGACATGGCGGTGAACGTTGCCTTCGATGCCAAGTGCCAATACCCAGCGGTATGCAATGCGATGGAAACGCTGCTGGTGCATGAGGACATCGCCAAGGAGTTCCTCCCGCGAATGGCCAAGAGATATTCTGAAGCCCATGTCGAGATCCGAGGGGACGAAAAGACCAGGCAGCTGATCGAGGCGAGCCCGGCCACCGAGGATGACTGGAACGCCGAGTACAACGATCTCGTCCTTTCTGTCAAAACGGTCTCCTCTTTGGAGGAGGCGGTAGATCACATCAACAGGCACGGTTCCCATCACACCGATGCCATCATAACCCAGGACGAGGGGAGGGCCAACCGGTTCATGGACACGGTGGACTCTGCTTCGGTCCTGTGGAATTGTTCCACCCGGTTCGCGGATGGGTTCCGCTATGGGCTGGGCGCAGAGGTCGGGATAAGCACCAACAAGACCCACGCCCGCGGGCCGGTCGGCCTGGAGGGACTGGTCATATACAAGTATCGCCTATCCGGAAAAGGACAGGTCGTCGCCGATTACGC